One part of the Nostoc sp. PCC 7120 = FACHB-418 genome encodes these proteins:
- the msrA gene encoding peptide-methionine (S)-S-oxide reductase MsrA: MALFGFGKKLALPTPEKALPGRAQIMPVPANHYVNKNPLKPPFPDGFEKALFGLGCFWGAERKFWQQQGVYSTAVGYAAGFTPNPTYDEVCTGLTGHNEVVLVVFDPKVISYTQLLKVFWESHNPTQGMRQGNDVGTQYRSGIYVYSEAQKQLAEASRDAYQQALSSAGYEKITTEILDAPEFYYAEAYHQQYLAKNPNGYCGLGGTNVACPVGVFESSANG; this comes from the coding sequence ATGGCACTATTTGGATTTGGTAAAAAATTAGCGTTGCCCACCCCTGAAAAAGCCTTACCTGGAAGGGCGCAAATTATGCCTGTACCGGCTAACCACTATGTCAACAAGAACCCACTAAAACCTCCTTTTCCTGACGGTTTTGAGAAAGCCTTATTTGGTTTGGGTTGTTTTTGGGGTGCAGAGCGTAAGTTTTGGCAGCAGCAGGGGGTTTACAGCACAGCTGTTGGTTATGCGGCTGGTTTTACTCCCAACCCCACCTATGACGAAGTATGTACAGGCTTGACAGGTCACAACGAAGTTGTATTGGTAGTATTTGACCCCAAGGTAATTAGTTACACTCAGCTACTTAAAGTCTTTTGGGAAAGCCACAACCCTACTCAAGGAATGCGCCAAGGTAATGACGTGGGGACTCAGTATCGTTCAGGTATTTACGTCTATTCAGAGGCGCAAAAACAGCTAGCAGAAGCTTCACGCGACGCTTATCAGCAAGCTCTCAGCAGTGCAGGGTATGAAAAGATTACAACAGAAATCCTAGATGCACCAGAGTTCTACTACGCGGAAGCTTATCATCAGCAGTACCTAGCGAAAAACCCCAATGGTTATTGTGGTTTAGGTGGGACGAATGTTGCTTGTCCTGTGGGTGTGTTTGAATCTTCCGCAAATGGGTAG
- a CDS encoding tetratricopeptide repeat protein, which translates to MKRWLLEQGRVKLKRVLTIGVLTALSAITSVSCSNNKEVLVTEIGVNPPSRRTTNNSQAGQFYVQGQRQHAQGDSQAAIASYDKAIGLDPDYSAAYRGRGLAYFDLGDKQKAIADYNEAIRLSPNDAEAFNSRGNARASLGDNAGAITDYNEAIRLSPNYAEAYNNRGNARSVQGDKQGALEDFNQAIRLNPKYAIAYNNRGNARASQGDRQGAISDYNQAIRLNSNFGPAYNNRGNARAAQGDRQGALEDLQKAADIFQRQNNNDLYQQAMNNIKELGQ; encoded by the coding sequence ATGAAACGGTGGTTATTGGAGCAAGGGCGGGTGAAGTTAAAAAGAGTATTAACTATAGGTGTGCTTACCGCACTGAGCGCAATTACCAGCGTTTCCTGTAGTAATAATAAAGAAGTGTTGGTAACAGAAATAGGAGTAAATCCTCCTAGCCGTCGGACAACCAACAATTCTCAAGCTGGGCAATTTTACGTTCAAGGGCAAAGACAGCACGCTCAAGGTGATTCACAAGCGGCGATCGCCTCCTATGATAAAGCGATTGGTTTAGATCCTGACTATAGCGCTGCCTATAGGGGACGAGGATTAGCTTACTTTGATTTGGGAGACAAACAAAAAGCGATCGCCGACTACAACGAAGCCATTCGCCTTTCCCCCAACGATGCCGAAGCCTTTAACAGCAGGGGAAACGCCCGCGCCTCTCTAGGTGATAACGCCGGAGCGATTACCGACTACAACGAAGCTATTCGCCTTTCCCCCAACTACGCCGAAGCCTACAATAACCGAGGCAATGCTCGTTCTGTCCAAGGGGACAAACAAGGAGCGCTGGAAGACTTTAACCAAGCCATTCGCCTCAACCCCAAATATGCGATCGCCTACAACAACCGAGGTAATGCCCGTGCATCCCAGGGGGATAGGCAAGGAGCCATATCAGACTACAATCAAGCCATTCGCCTCAATTCTAACTTTGGCCCTGCATATAATAATCGAGGCAATGCCCGTGCAGCCCAAGGTGACAGACAAGGAGCGCTGGAAGATTTGCAAAAAGCAGCAGATATCTTCCAGCGACAAAACAATAACGACTTGTACCAGCAAGCGATGAATAATATCAAAGAGTTGGGGCAGTAG
- a CDS encoding proton extrusion protein PcxA: MPTMRNSIFSEKIYPILLSAYRWYLRTPERSLEEAYKAALNIKAIEDEHFNGNKIDFNSAIYSNSVMDYFESDLAQELKTARMRLTEFRFSRWFSNESHQKAARKAGIEYPSSNVTLEKLKFIDEVISKYIITDYEIVAPSGVSESQVRTTSSQPPENPSLTDALRTNDINKNNLVERIYTPTSPPQLIKQRTEQSKKSRGKADTTGILPRSILSTIGRLQIELDPNAEQDVINNFRQAQKRSIISIRFILLIIIVPLLTHQLSKALIVSPIFNHFKNDHTEQIFLNSEMEEEALSTLHRFEERIKFENLISNAPPLSAEAIETQIKEKAEELAAEFRGESSNAIKNVFADIFSVGAFIWLLLVSKPSIMVLKEFFDNVVYGLSDSAKAFIIILFTDVFVGFHSPHGWEVILEGLSRHWGLPANRDFIFLFIATFPVILDTIFKYWIFRYLNRISPSAVATYRNMNE; this comes from the coding sequence ATGCCTACAATGAGGAATTCTATTTTTAGCGAAAAAATCTATCCTATTCTCCTGTCTGCTTATCGCTGGTATTTACGAACTCCAGAACGTTCTTTAGAAGAAGCTTACAAAGCTGCATTAAATATTAAAGCCATAGAAGATGAACACTTTAATGGTAACAAAATAGACTTTAACTCAGCCATCTACAGCAATAGTGTGATGGATTATTTTGAGTCTGATTTAGCCCAAGAGTTAAAGACAGCTAGAATGCGGCTAACTGAATTTCGTTTTAGTCGTTGGTTTTCTAATGAATCTCATCAAAAAGCTGCTCGCAAAGCAGGGATAGAGTATCCAAGCTCTAATGTAACTTTAGAAAAATTAAAATTCATTGATGAAGTCATCTCCAAATATATCATCACTGATTATGAAATAGTGGCACCATCTGGAGTTTCAGAATCACAGGTTAGAACAACTAGTTCACAACCACCTGAAAACCCATCACTTACCGACGCTTTAAGAACTAATGATATTAATAAGAATAATTTAGTCGAACGCATTTATACCCCAACATCACCACCACAATTAATCAAACAAAGAACAGAACAGAGTAAAAAATCGAGAGGCAAAGCAGATACAACAGGCATTTTGCCACGATCTATTTTGAGTACCATTGGGCGGTTACAAATTGAATTAGACCCAAATGCCGAACAGGATGTTATTAACAATTTCCGACAGGCTCAAAAAAGAAGTATCATATCGATTAGATTTATTTTACTAATAATTATAGTACCTCTTTTAACCCACCAATTATCAAAAGCTCTCATCGTTAGCCCCATTTTTAACCATTTTAAAAATGATCATACAGAGCAGATATTTTTGAACTCTGAAATGGAGGAAGAAGCATTATCAACCCTACATAGGTTTGAAGAAAGAATCAAATTTGAAAATCTGATTAGTAATGCACCTCCACTTTCTGCTGAAGCCATAGAAACTCAAATAAAAGAAAAAGCAGAAGAACTTGCAGCAGAGTTTCGAGGTGAAAGCTCTAATGCAATTAAAAATGTGTTTGCTGATATCTTTTCTGTTGGTGCATTTATCTGGTTGCTGCTTGTCAGCAAGCCTTCGATTATGGTACTCAAAGAGTTTTTTGATAATGTTGTCTATGGTCTCAGTGATAGTGCCAAAGCATTCATTATTATTTTATTTACTGATGTATTTGTCGGATTTCACTCTCCTCATGGCTGGGAAGTAATTTTAGAAGGTTTATCCCGCCACTGGGGACTACCGGCCAATAGAGATTTTATTTTCTTATTTATTGCAACTTTTCCCGTAATTTTAGATACTATCTTCAAATACTGGATTTTCCGGTACCTCAACCGCATATCGCCTTCCGCCGTCGCTACATACCGTAATATGAATGAATAA
- the dacB gene encoding D-alanyl-D-alanine carboxypeptidase/D-alanyl-D-alanine endopeptidase — protein sequence MPRKISLGLMALFISVQVSVTQQLVKAQTPTAPTPTTKSICPAELGTAIDTIVNRPLFNRVRWGILVKPLSSMQTLYSRDAEKYFTPASNAKLLTTAAALQQLGADFRIRTSIYQNGNGNFTIVGRGDPSLSDTQLQSLAQQLKQKGITQVNQLIADDSYIQGDIVNSTWQWEDVQSNYGAPVNSFILNQNVFGLKLIPQIVGKTPQLLWNDPNEARQWLIINQSVTVAANQPSYIDVSRDLTGKVLRIKGQIAANSTPYLVELPVVDPNYYFLRRFRSALSTEKISLGTTLVASSASNQQELAAVQSPPLSQLLIETNQNSNNLYAEALLRALAFKQPRVQNKSTANIGLDVIKVTLNKLGVDPTGYVLIDASGLSRRNLVTPEALVQTLQGIAKTPAANVYRASLPIAGKSGTLSNRLRNTPAQGIVQAKTGTLSGAISLSGYVNSSQYEPLAFSIMVNQSEQPASALRQAIDEIVVLLAQLKRC from the coding sequence ATGCCCCGAAAAATTTCTCTTGGCTTGATGGCATTATTTATTAGTGTTCAAGTTAGTGTTACCCAGCAACTAGTTAAAGCCCAAACCCCAACCGCACCTACACCAACCACAAAATCTATTTGTCCGGCAGAATTGGGAACAGCCATAGATACAATAGTCAATCGTCCTTTATTCAATCGAGTGCGCTGGGGTATTTTAGTCAAACCTCTGTCATCTATGCAAACTCTTTACAGCCGAGATGCAGAGAAATACTTCACTCCTGCTTCTAATGCTAAATTGCTGACTACAGCTGCTGCCTTACAACAACTAGGTGCAGACTTTCGTATTCGTACTTCAATTTATCAAAATGGTAATGGCAATTTCACTATTGTTGGTAGAGGTGATCCTAGCCTCAGCGATACTCAATTGCAATCACTAGCACAACAACTAAAACAAAAAGGTATCACCCAAGTTAATCAGCTAATTGCTGATGATAGTTATATTCAAGGGGATATTGTTAACTCGACTTGGCAATGGGAAGATGTGCAGTCAAATTATGGTGCGCCAGTCAATAGTTTTATTTTGAATCAAAATGTATTTGGTTTAAAACTTATTCCTCAAATTGTAGGTAAGACTCCACAATTGTTGTGGAATGACCCCAATGAAGCAAGACAATGGTTGATCATCAATCAATCTGTGACAGTTGCAGCAAACCAACCAAGTTATATTGATGTTAGCCGTGATTTAACAGGAAAAGTGCTGCGAATTAAAGGACAAATTGCAGCTAATTCCACTCCATATTTAGTAGAATTGCCTGTAGTTGATCCTAATTATTACTTCCTGCGGCGTTTTCGTAGTGCCTTATCCACAGAAAAAATTAGTTTGGGTACAACATTAGTTGCTTCTAGTGCTTCTAATCAACAGGAATTAGCTGCTGTACAGTCTCCGCCTTTATCACAATTATTGATAGAGACAAATCAAAATAGTAATAATCTGTATGCCGAGGCATTGTTAAGAGCATTGGCTTTCAAACAACCTAGAGTGCAAAATAAAAGTACTGCTAATATTGGCTTAGATGTTATTAAAGTGACCTTAAATAAATTAGGAGTTGACCCGACAGGTTATGTTTTGATAGATGCTTCTGGTTTATCACGCCGTAATTTAGTCACCCCTGAAGCTTTAGTACAAACCTTGCAAGGAATAGCCAAAACACCAGCCGCCAATGTATATCGTGCTTCCTTACCTATAGCCGGAAAAAGTGGTACTTTGAGCAACCGCCTTCGTAATACTCCAGCTCAAGGCATCGTACAAGCTAAAACTGGTACATTAAGCGGTGCAATTTCTTTATCTGGATACGTCAATAGCTCTCAATATGAACCTTTAGCGTTTAGTATTATGGTGAATCAATCGGAGCAGCCTGCAAGTGCTTTGCGCCAAGCAATTGATGAGATAGTTGTGTTATTGGCACAGCTAAAGCGTTGTTAA
- a CDS encoding glycosyltransferase family 4 protein: MHILIYSYNYYPEPIGIAPLMTELAEGLVERGHQVRVITGMPNYPQREIYDGYKGKWYVTEQKNGVTIQRSYLRIKSKPKLIDRLLLELSFIFTSLPQAFNGERPDLILLTVPPLLVSLPATLLGLFYKCPVVLNVQDILPEAAVRVGLMTNKLMIRFCEIIEKFAYKNATKISVIADGFRENLINKGVSAKKILCIPNWVNVNFVRPLAKNNSWRTVHQLDGKFVVMYSGNIALTQGLETVIAAATYLRHIPDISFVIIGESTALSRLQKYCLSCGADNVLLLPLQPREQVPQMLATADVNLIVQKSNVIAFNMPSKIPLALASGRPIIGSVPATGTAAKVIKESGGGMIVEPESPEALAAAVLDIYNNSTLATKLGNQGRRFAEENFSFEQAIDQYEELFFELLGKTRPKITRLAPSQQKKSVKI, encoded by the coding sequence ATGCACATTCTCATCTACTCCTACAATTATTATCCAGAGCCAATCGGTATCGCACCTTTGATGACTGAACTGGCAGAGGGTTTGGTAGAGAGAGGACATCAGGTGCGAGTGATTACAGGAATGCCTAATTATCCACAACGGGAAATTTACGATGGATACAAAGGCAAGTGGTATGTGACAGAACAAAAGAATGGCGTAACTATCCAGCGTAGTTATTTACGAATTAAGTCTAAACCTAAATTAATAGATAGATTATTACTAGAGTTAAGTTTTATCTTCACTAGTTTGCCACAAGCTTTTAATGGCGAAAGACCAGACTTAATTTTATTAACAGTACCGCCACTTCTAGTTTCACTACCAGCAACCCTGCTTGGGTTGTTTTATAAGTGTCCCGTAGTGTTAAATGTACAGGACATCTTACCCGAAGCAGCTGTACGCGTCGGATTGATGACCAATAAATTAATGATTCGCTTTTGCGAAATTATAGAAAAATTTGCTTATAAAAATGCCACTAAGATTAGCGTCATAGCCGACGGCTTTCGTGAGAATTTAATAAATAAGGGAGTAAGTGCTAAAAAAATTCTTTGTATTCCTAATTGGGTGAATGTTAATTTTGTCCGTCCCTTAGCTAAAAACAATTCTTGGAGAACAGTCCATCAACTAGATGGCAAATTTGTTGTGATGTACTCTGGTAACATCGCACTAACGCAAGGTTTAGAGACAGTAATAGCCGCAGCTACCTATTTACGTCACATTCCAGATATTAGTTTCGTCATTATTGGTGAATCAACGGCTTTATCTAGATTACAGAAATATTGTCTATCTTGTGGAGCAGATAATGTTCTACTCTTACCATTGCAACCAAGAGAACAGGTACCGCAAATGTTGGCAACGGCTGATGTCAACTTAATTGTGCAGAAAAGCAACGTGATTGCTTTTAATATGCCTTCTAAGATTCCACTCGCATTAGCTTCTGGTCGTCCAATTATTGGTTCAGTTCCCGCAACTGGTACAGCAGCCAAGGTGATTAAAGAAAGTGGTGGCGGTATGATTGTGGAACCAGAATCACCGGAAGCGTTAGCAGCAGCAGTATTGGATATATATAATAATTCGACATTAGCGACAAAGTTAGGCAATCAAGGTAGACGATTTGCAGAAGAAAACTTCTCTTTTGAGCAAGCAATTGACCAATATGAGGAGCTATTTTTTGAGTTATTGGGAAAGACGAGACCGAAGATTACTCGTTTAGCACCATCTCAGCAGAAAAAATCTGTTAAGATTTAA
- a CDS encoding DUF4212 domain-containing protein, producing the protein MNEHERHSYWRANTTLIRNLLIIWMLVSIVFSILLVQPLNGLRFFGVPFGFWMAQQGSILTFVVLIFVYAFQMDKLDRKHNIKK; encoded by the coding sequence ATGAATGAACATGAACGGCACTCTTATTGGCGTGCTAACACAACTTTAATTAGAAATCTTTTAATTATTTGGATGCTGGTTTCCATAGTTTTCAGCATTCTGTTAGTTCAACCATTAAATGGACTACGTTTTTTTGGCGTGCCTTTTGGCTTCTGGATGGCACAGCAAGGATCAATCCTAACGTTTGTGGTATTGATTTTTGTTTACGCTTTCCAAATGGACAAGCTAGACCGCAAACATAATATTAAAAAGTAA
- a CDS encoding DICT sensory domain-containing protein: MNDSLHKDLSVYQLALGVEAPSQTVTLSPATLLSLVRAQIDLLIEQQLSATLWIKLPPGKVWSTEIVRYQSSVDNSGRIYNCQVGESKSEVGEENLTSLSCLYEHYFNVPLLPNNHLQREYFLVVLSTKFCSLIAAYRPRQNNKISPLGKTQNNKNQPLLTITSVEHQVIQRVLDGIKQEVTSELKPIAPSDLICPTACEPALISQMLTKQLQRQNEINRRISVERIAKLQQHNQKLQTKEQLKDEYLTNVCQELRTPLTQMKTALSLLNSPTLKPHQRQRYLQMLNTQCDRQSVLIAGLMTLVELEHNLETTTLEAVKLADIVPGVVSTYQPVAQEKGIMLGYTIPTDLPSVLCVNGGLRQIVINLLHNSLKFTANGGRVWVRAKVQGEYVILEIRDTGIGIAEGEIPKIFDCFYRVRSGLIDETNGAGLGLTIVQRLLWHCGGSVNVRSKVDEGTMVIVQMKIGTTSPT; this comes from the coding sequence ATGAATGACTCTCTGCATAAGGATTTGTCCGTTTATCAGCTGGCTTTAGGAGTGGAAGCGCCTTCTCAAACAGTGACTCTCAGTCCGGCGACCTTGCTATCACTGGTGAGAGCGCAAATAGACTTACTGATTGAGCAGCAACTCAGTGCAACTTTATGGATTAAGCTGCCACCAGGAAAAGTTTGGTCTACAGAAATAGTCCGCTATCAGTCATCAGTGGATAACTCTGGTCGTATTTACAATTGCCAAGTTGGAGAAAGTAAATCAGAGGTGGGAGAAGAAAATTTAACGTCTTTATCTTGTTTGTATGAGCATTATTTTAATGTGCCATTACTACCAAATAATCACTTACAACGAGAATATTTTTTGGTAGTATTATCGACAAAATTTTGCAGTTTAATAGCAGCTTATCGCCCACGGCAAAATAACAAAATTAGTCCCTTGGGGAAGACACAAAATAATAAAAATCAACCCCTATTAACGATTACTTCGGTTGAACATCAAGTCATTCAGCGTGTGTTAGATGGAATAAAACAAGAGGTTACCTCTGAATTAAAGCCAATAGCACCAAGCGATTTGATTTGCCCAACTGCTTGTGAGCCAGCCCTCATTAGCCAGATGCTCACCAAGCAGCTCCAACGACAAAATGAAATTAATCGTCGCATTAGTGTTGAACGCATTGCTAAATTGCAGCAGCATAATCAAAAATTGCAAACAAAAGAGCAATTGAAAGATGAATATTTAACTAATGTGTGTCAAGAACTGCGTACACCCTTGACGCAAATGAAAACTGCGCTTTCGCTGTTGAATTCGCCCACCCTGAAACCACACCAAAGACAGAGGTATTTGCAAATGTTAAATACCCAGTGCGATCGCCAAAGTGTTTTGATTGCCGGTCTCATGACTTTGGTAGAACTAGAGCATAATTTAGAAACCACAACTTTAGAAGCTGTCAAACTTGCAGATATTGTCCCTGGAGTCGTCAGCACTTATCAACCAGTAGCCCAAGAAAAAGGCATCATGCTAGGCTACACCATCCCTACAGACCTGCCAAGTGTTTTGTGTGTCAATGGTGGATTGCGCCAAATCGTCATTAATCTGCTGCACAACAGCCTCAAGTTTACAGCTAATGGTGGTCGGGTCTGGGTTAGAGCTAAGGTACAAGGTGAATACGTCATACTAGAAATTCGTGACACAGGTATCGGTATTGCCGAAGGCGAAATTCCCAAAATATTCGACTGCTTTTATCGTGTGCGATCGGGGCTAATTGATGAGACCAATGGCGCAGGTTTAGGACTAACAATTGTCCAGAGATTGTTATGGCATTGTGGGGGTTCTGTTAATGTGAGAAGTAAGGTTGATGAAGGCACTATGGTAATAGTGCAAATGAAGATAGGAACCACCTCGCCAACTTAA
- a CDS encoding polysaccharide deacetylase family protein produces the protein MQLAPIFPIVHRILQPAFPGCLWSGDRHRRAIALTFDDGPHPQYTPQVLAVLDHYNITASFFWLGACVNRSPSIAQAICDRGHWIGLHGYDHRSFPMLSPIELQQSLEKTQAAIYNACNLSPEKVRDVRPPNGLFTPKTLNLLQEWKYRPVMWSVVPEDWVRPGVTQVIQRVINQVQNGSLIVLHDGACGGQDVAATIKILIPQLLQQGYQFITVDALWQQSIPLENSQLDFP, from the coding sequence ATTCAGCTAGCTCCAATTTTTCCTATTGTTCATCGGATTCTACAACCAGCTTTTCCTGGCTGTCTTTGGAGTGGCGATCGCCATCGTCGAGCGATCGCGTTGACTTTTGATGATGGACCCCATCCCCAATACACCCCACAAGTCTTAGCAGTCTTAGATCACTACAATATCACTGCTAGCTTTTTTTGGTTAGGTGCTTGTGTTAACCGTTCACCAAGTATTGCTCAAGCAATATGCGATCGTGGTCATTGGATCGGCTTACACGGTTACGATCATCGCTCTTTCCCCATGCTATCGCCTATCGAACTCCAACAGAGTTTAGAAAAAACCCAAGCAGCCATCTACAATGCTTGTAACCTCTCACCTGAAAAAGTGCGCGATGTTAGACCTCCTAATGGGTTGTTCACACCCAAAACCTTAAATCTCTTACAAGAATGGAAATATCGTCCAGTGATGTGGAGTGTCGTCCCAGAAGATTGGGTAAGGCCTGGCGTTACACAAGTAATACAGCGAGTTATTAACCAAGTACAAAACGGTTCACTAATTGTTCTACATGATGGTGCTTGTGGTGGACAAGATGTAGCTGCAACCATTAAAATCCTGATTCCGCAACTACTACAACAAGGCTACCAATTTATTACAGTTGATGCTCTATGGCAACAATCAATTCCTTTAGAAAATTCCCAATTAGACTTCCCATAA
- a CDS encoding helix-turn-helix transcriptional regulator, with protein MKQKPKPRIALLREKAGLTQLELSRLVGVTESTIQNWESGRTGTDHIERIIRFCKALNCQVEDLIEYKDETTETSVNKPTSLSDIHHLLGTEEATFANNSEAGFSQQPKAPEASF; from the coding sequence GTGAAACAAAAGCCAAAACCAAGAATCGCTTTGTTGCGGGAAAAAGCAGGACTAACTCAGTTGGAACTGTCCCGTCTTGTTGGTGTGACTGAAAGCACTATTCAAAACTGGGAAAGTGGACGGACTGGAACAGACCACATTGAAAGAATTATTAGGTTTTGTAAAGCCTTGAATTGTCAAGTAGAAGACCTAATTGAGTATAAAGATGAAACAACAGAAACCTCTGTGAATAAACCAACTTCTTTAAGCGACATTCATCATCTGTTAGGAACTGAAGAGGCTACTTTTGCTAATAATTCTGAGGCTGGGTTTTCTCAACAGCCAAAAGCACCTGAAGCCAGTTTCTAA
- a CDS encoding sodium:solute symporter family protein — protein MSVEIWTILIVGLSFVAYIYIGWQSRVKSSKDFFVAGQGIPSIANGAATAADWMSAASFISMAGLISFLGYDGSIYLIGWTGGYVLLALLLAPYLRKFGKYTVPDFVGDRYYSNVARLVAVVAAIFVSLTYVAGQMRGVGIVFSRFLQVDINTGVIIGMVIVGFFAVLGGMKGITWTQVAQYGVLILAYLIPAIAIAWKLTGNPIPQLAFTFSDVATKLNQIQVDLGFQEYTQPFVNKTMLDVLFTTIALMVGTAGLPHIIVRFYTVPSVRAARFSAGWALLFIAILYTTAPALSMFARYNLITTLHNQTITEVQQLDWANKWEKTGLLKFEDKNNDGRLQLTPKKDTNEITIDRDIIVLSTPEIAKLAPWVIALVAAGGLAAALSTASGLLLVISSSVAHDIYYRILDSSASEKKRVFVGRVMVGLSVVLAGYFGVNPPGFVSEVVAFAFGLAAASFFPVIVLGIFDKRTNSEGAIAGMLSGLIFTIVYIIGVKFGGMQPWFFGVSPEGIGTLGMLINLLVTLVVSRLTPPPPAEIQAMVEDLRSPSIEEDVQPIGH, from the coding sequence GTGTCAGTTGAAATTTGGACGATTCTCATAGTTGGACTCTCATTTGTTGCCTACATCTATATTGGTTGGCAATCACGAGTCAAGAGTAGCAAAGACTTTTTTGTGGCAGGTCAAGGTATTCCTTCCATTGCTAATGGTGCAGCCACCGCCGCCGATTGGATGTCTGCCGCTTCGTTTATTTCAATGGCGGGGCTGATTTCTTTTTTGGGTTATGACGGTTCTATTTACCTCATAGGCTGGACTGGTGGCTACGTGCTGCTGGCATTATTATTAGCTCCATATCTGCGTAAATTTGGTAAGTATACTGTGCCAGATTTTGTAGGCGATCGCTATTATTCTAATGTGGCGCGTCTAGTGGCAGTGGTAGCCGCAATTTTTGTTTCCCTCACTTATGTTGCTGGGCAAATGCGCGGTGTGGGTATTGTTTTCAGCCGCTTTTTGCAAGTTGACATTAACACAGGGGTCATCATCGGGATGGTGATTGTCGGCTTTTTTGCTGTGTTGGGGGGAATGAAAGGTATTACTTGGACACAAGTAGCCCAATATGGGGTGTTGATTTTAGCTTACTTGATTCCAGCGATCGCGATCGCCTGGAAACTCACAGGCAATCCCATTCCTCAGTTAGCATTTACTTTTAGCGATGTTGCTACGAAGCTGAATCAAATCCAAGTAGATTTAGGATTTCAAGAATATACCCAGCCTTTTGTCAACAAGACAATGCTGGATGTACTGTTCACCACAATCGCCTTAATGGTAGGTACTGCTGGCTTACCTCATATCATCGTCAGATTTTACACAGTTCCCAGTGTCCGCGCCGCCAGATTTTCAGCTGGTTGGGCGTTGTTATTTATTGCCATTCTCTACACCACAGCGCCGGCGCTTTCTATGTTTGCCCGTTACAACTTAATTACTACCCTGCACAATCAAACGATTACAGAAGTACAACAGCTAGACTGGGCGAATAAATGGGAAAAAACTGGATTGCTGAAGTTTGAAGACAAAAATAATGATGGTCGTCTCCAGTTAACCCCCAAAAAAGACACCAATGAAATTACCATTGACCGGGATATCATCGTGCTGTCTACACCAGAGATAGCAAAACTAGCACCTTGGGTAATTGCTTTGGTTGCGGCTGGTGGTTTGGCGGCTGCTTTATCGACAGCATCAGGATTATTACTCGTAATTTCTAGTTCCGTAGCCCACGATATTTATTACCGTATCCTCGATTCCAGCGCTTCGGAAAAGAAACGAGTGTTTGTTGGGCGCGTCATGGTGGGTTTGTCTGTTGTTCTCGCTGGCTACTTTGGTGTAAATCCACCGGGGTTTGTGAGTGAAGTAGTAGCTTTTGCCTTTGGTTTAGCGGCTGCAAGCTTCTTCCCAGTTATTGTACTCGGAATTTTCGACAAGCGTACCAATTCCGAAGGGGCGATCGCTGGGATGTTGTCGGGGTTAATTTTTACAATCGTTTACATCATTGGTGTGAAGTTTGGAGGTATGCAGCCTTGGTTTTTTGGCGTATCTCCTGAAGGAATTGGCACGTTGGGTATGTTGATTAATCTATTAGTGACACTCGTAGTTTCGCGCCTCACCCCACCGCCACCAGCCGAAATTCAGGCGATGGTAGAAGATTTACGTTCACCGTCTATTGAAGAAGACGTGCAACCAATTGGGCATTAG
- a CDS encoding glutaredoxin family protein translates to MRLILYSKPGCHLCEGLQEKLEQIQNLSFELEIRDITTDENLFAAYQYEIPVLCLITPGDEKEQALPRPSPRASVQQLAQMLSKYLANPEKNNAE, encoded by the coding sequence ATGCGATTAATTTTATACAGTAAGCCCGGTTGCCATTTATGTGAGGGTTTGCAGGAAAAACTAGAACAGATCCAAAATTTGAGTTTTGAGTTAGAAATTCGTGACATTACAACCGATGAAAACTTGTTTGCTGCCTATCAATATGAGATTCCGGTTCTTTGTCTGATAACGCCTGGAGACGAGAAAGAGCAAGCTTTACCCCGCCCTTCTCCCCGCGCTAGTGTTCAGCAATTGGCACAAATGTTGAGCAAGTATTTAGCCAATCCGGAAAAAAATAATGCAGAATAG